The nucleotide window GGCCGGGTCGGACGTTCCCTCGATCTTGAAGCTCAATTCTTGAAGCAGGGTCTGCATGCCGTTGTTTTCTCGAAGAACGTCCGCCTCCAGGCGGCACACCTTTTCATCCCGGGCCACCTGAATCAACCGGCGGAGCAGCTCCGACCCCAGGCCATGGCGCTGCACCTGATCGCTGACCAGGATCGCGAATTTGGCGTCGTTGCTTCCGTGAAGTTTGATCAACCGGGCCATGCCGAGCAATTGGGGTTCCTGGTCCTTGGTGTGGGTTGTTTCAGCGACGAGAGTGATCTCGCGGTCGTAATCAATGAAACAGCGCCGCAGTAACCGTTCGTGGCTGGTGCGCTGGGGCAGGGGCAGGGCTTGATGATAGCGGAGGTAGACGCTGCGTTCCGAAAGCGTCTCATGGAATTTGACCATCAACGGCTCATCCTGCTGCCGGATCGGGCGGATGGTGACCTTGAGATCGTCCTTTAGTTTGCTTTGGAACACATACTGGTTCGGGTAAGGACGGATCGCCAGGCGCGGCAGTTGATCATCTTTTAATGCCAGATCGTGCAGAACGACGCGTGCATCTAGGGCCACCAGTCCTTCGGGCGAAGCCAGGAGGGGGTTGATGTCGAGTTCTTTCACCCAGCGTTGTTCAGCCACCAGCTGGCTGAAGCGGACCATCAAGGTTTCAAGGGCCTTCAGGTCAATGGGTTTGCGGCCGCGGACACCTTTGAGCGCCTGATAGATCTTGGTCCGCTCCATCATCCGGCGCGCCAGAGTCGTGTTGAGGGGAGGAAGCCCCAGCGCGCGGTCTTTAAACACTTCCACCAGCTGTCCGCCGCTGCCGAACAGAAGGACCGGGCCTACTTGCGGGTCGATACTGCTGCCGATGATCAGTTCGTACCCGTCTTTCCAGGCGATCATTTTCTGGACCGTCACGCCCGAGAAAGCATTGGCGCCGGCTTTTTCTTTCACGGATCTTTCGATCGACTGGAAGGCCGTCCGGACCGCCTCGGCATTGCGAATATTCAGTTGTACGCCGCCGACATCGGTCTTGTGGGTGATGGTTTCGGAGTACAGTTTCAGAACGACGGGATACCCCACCTTCTCGGCCTGCTGCATTGCGTCCGACTCGGTTTTCGCGATCAATGTTTCAACAACGGGAATGCCATAAATCGCCAGAAGCTCTTTAGCTTCGGCTTCGGTCAGAAGAGTTCGTCCCGCGTCGCGCACTTTCTGCAGCAACGATTGGGCGCGGGTGGCCGCTTCCCGGCTTTCTTCGGTCAGAGCCGCGGGCGAAGGAGTTTCGTAAAGCGCCCGCAGGTTTTCGCTGTAGCGTGCGATATACGTGAAGGCGCGGGCCGCGGTGTCCGGATAAGCAAAAACCGGGATGTTGGCGCGCCGGAGAATGTCGGTCCCGGTGGTTACGCTGGCTCCCCCCATCCAGCTGGCGAGCACGGGTTTTCCCAGATTTTGCCCGAGGGGCTTGAGCGCTTCAGCGGTCATCGTGGCGTCGGTCATCGCCTGCGGCGTGAGGATCACCAGGAGTCCGTCACTCGCCGGGTCCTGAGCCGCGATTTCCAGCGTTTTGGCATAGCGTTCGGGCGAGGCATCGCCCAGGACATCGATCGGGTTGTTGTGGCTCCAGGCTGCCGGCAGGAACTTGTTCAGTGTTTCGGTCGTTTCTTTGGTGATGGTGGCGAGTTCCCCCCCGGTGCTGATCAAGGCGTCGGTTGCCAAAACCCCCGGGCCTCCGGCGTTGGTGATGATCGTCAAGCGGTGCCCGGCGGCCTGCGGTTGTTTGCCGAGAACTTCGGCCATATGAAAGAGGTCTGAAATCCGATTCACGCGCAGGACCCCTGCCCGTCGGAAAGCGGCTTCCAATACTTCGTCGCTGCCGGCCAAAGAGCCGGTATGGGAGGCGGCGGCTTTGGCCGCGCCTTCAGTTCGTCCCGCTTTAATCACAATGATGGGTTTGTTGAGAGCGACTTCGCGGGCGGCGGAAAGGAAAGCCCGTGCGTCGCCGATAGTTTCCATGTAAAGCACGATGCTGTGCGTATTGGGATCATCTCCCAGATAATCGATGAGATCTCCCCAGCCCACATCGAGCATGGAGCCAATGGAAAGAAAAGCGCTGAAACCGACGAGTTCCTGAAGGCTCCAGTCCAGAATGGCGGTCATCAGCGCGCCGCTTTGACTGATGAAACCAACATTCCCCGGTCGCGCCATGGTGGCGGCGAATGTCGCGTTAAAGCCATTCAGGGGGTTCATCACTCCCAGACAATTCGGGCCGACGATCCGCAGGGAGCCTTTTCGCGCTTCTTCGAGCACCTGTTTTTCCAGGGCCGCGCCTTCCGGACCTGTCTCTTTGAATCCAGCGGAAATAATGATGCTTCCTTTAATGCCGACCTGCACACAGTCCCGGATCACGCCCGGGACAGCGGGAGCGGGAGTCACTACAACCGCTAAATCGACTTTTTCCGGGATGTCCGCTACACGGGGATACGCTTTGACCCCCAGGACGTTGGAGCGCTTCGGGTTAACGGGGTAAACGGTGCCGCCAAAAGGGTTGCTGATCAGGTTTTTCAGAACGGTGCGACCGACGCTCCCTTGTGTTTCCGTGGCGCCGACGACCGCCACTGTTTTCGGGGTGAAGAAAATATCCAGAGCCGAATTCTTGTGGCTCATAATGTCGTGGATCGATTCGGAGACAGCGGATGGACGAGTATTTTCCATGGGAGACGAGATTTCCTTTCGCTTCGGAATAAATTGAAATACAGGTTAACCTATGAGCGCTGTCATAAGCCAGCCATCTGGAAGTCATGTTAGAATGAGTCTCCTAGCAGATGCAAGCCTGACGGGGAGAATATGGATTTCTTGATCACACTATTCCACGCCGACTCTGTCGCTCATGCGGTGCTCGTTCTCAGCCTGGTTTCCCTCGGGGGGCTGGCGTTGGGGCAGTTTCGCGTCTTCCGAATTAATCTAGGGATTGCCGGGGTGCTTTTTGCCGGCCTTGTTTTCGGATATTTCCACCTGACGCCCAACGATACGGTACTTGATTTTTGCCGGGATTTCGGCCTGATCCTTTTTGTCTATGCCATTGGCCTGCAGGTCGGCCCGGGTTTCTTCTCGACGTTTCGCCGCAACGGCCTCTCGCTCAATTTCGCTTCGCTCCTCATTGTCTTGGCCGGTGTTCTGATGACGGTGCTGATCGTCCGGGTCGGTCATGTGCCCGGGCTCGTGGCGGTGGGCCTTTATTCGGGGGGCGTGACCATCTCCCCCAGCCTCGGCGCGGTTCAACAGGTGCTGAAAGATGTCCCTCTTCTGCCGACCGGGGTGTCGGATGGACCGGCACTGGGTCTGGCGCTGGCCTATCCGTTCGGCATCCTGGGGACTATCCTGGCGATGATTCTTGTCCGCCTGAGCTTCCGTGTGAATGTTCAAAAAGAAGCCGAGCAGGTTTTGCTGGAACAACCCCATGCGGCGCCGCTTCAGACGATGAACATCGAAGTTCAAAATTCCAATCTCCAGGGAAAAGCATTGAAGGATATCCCCGGCTGGGAACAAGCGGGGGTGGTGGTCTCCCGGCTCTGGCAGGATCATCGGTTGAGCGTGGCGGCGCCGGGAAGCGTCTTGCACCTCGGGGATGTTCTCCTGGCGGTCGGCCCGCGGGACCGGCTGGAGGCGTTTCAGATTATCGTCGGGAAACCAACCGATCTCGATCTGTACACCCTTCCCAGCCTGATCACGACGCAGCGGGTCATGGTAACGGCGAAATCCGCGGTGGGCCGATCCCTTCAGGAGCTGAACCTGTTAAACCGCTATGGCGTGACGCTGACACGCGTCATGCGGGGAAGCATTGAGCTGGCCGCTGCGCCTTCGTTGTGCCTCCAGTTCGGAGATACGGTTCTGGTGGTTGGCGAAGAGGAAGCCATCCAGAAAGCCAGCCAAGCGCTGGGCAATTCCCCCCACCAGCTGAATGTCCCGCATCTGATCCCCATGTTTATCGGGATGGGACTGGGGGTCATTATGGGGTCGATCCCGTTTCATGTACCAGGTCTGCCGGCCCCTGTGAAATTAGGACTGGCGGGTGGGCCATTGATTGTGGCGATGATTCTAGCGCGGATCAACCGGATCGGTCCGGTGATCTGGTATATGCCGATCGGCGCCAATTTCATGATCCGGGAGTTTGGCCTGGTTCTCTTTTTGGCTTGCGTGGGCCTGCGGGCTGGAGAGCCGTTTTTCCGGGCGCTGCTCAATGGGTCAGGCTGGTACTGGATGGCCTGTGCGTCGCTGATTACGCTGGTGCCGCTGATGATCGGAGCCCTCTTTGTACGCCTGGTTTATAAGACGAATTATCTCTCACTCTGCGGCTTCCTCGCCGGGAGCATGAACTCCCCGGCCCTCGCCTTCGCTAATGCCATGGCTCCCTCGGATGCCCCGGCGATTGCCTTTGCCACAGTTTATCCGCTCGTCATGCTGTTGCGGGTTCTCACCGCTCAGCTCCTCGCGCTCTGGGTCTTGCGCTAGGCCATTTGACAACCCGTCTGGGCGAACCCATAATATGCCAACAAGGGAATATAAGCATATAGGACCCCATAAGCCGTGGATGGCGAAAGCATTGTTTTTAAATTAAAAGCGGATTTCTTCAAGGCATTAGCCCACCCGTTAAGACTGGCCCTCATTGAACGGCTGAAAAACGGTGAAATGTCCGTGGGGCAGTTGGTCAGTGCGCTGGAGGTCGAGCAATCGAGCATCTCCAAGCATCTGGCCATCCTCAAGCAGGCGGGCATTCTTCATTCCCGGCAGGAAAAGGTGACGGTTTATTACACGATCCGGGACCAGGATATTTTTAAAGTGCTGAATCCGATTATCGATATTCTTGGCAAAAAACTGAAGGAAAGCGAACGCATCCTGGCTCATCTGGGACGCCGCAAACCATGAAATTAACCGTGCGCGATGTCATGAAATTATTCAAGGTGTCGGAGAAGACCGTTTACCATTGGATTTATGAGGATGAACTCCCTGCGTCTCAAGTCCAAGGGCAATACCGGATGAACCGGGCCGAACTCTTCGAATGGGCATCGACCCGGCAGATCCCGGTTCCAACTGATCTGATTCAGAAGAAGGGCCCCGCGGCGTCATTCCAGCCCACGCTTTCCGGAGCGCTCACCCTGGGCGGGATTTTTTATGACGCCGCCGGAGACAGTCAATCCACGGTTTTGCAGGAGGTCGTTCGCCTGATGCCTCTTCCGGAGGGGTTTCATCGCGACGATCTGCTGCGCGTTCTCATGGCCCGGGAAGCGTTAGGTTCCACCGGGATCGGCGACGGCATCGCCGTCCCTCACGTACGAAACCCGATTATCCTTCCAATATCGCAAGCTTCGATAACGCTCTGTTTTCTGCGCACGCCGGTGGATTTCGGCGCATTGGATGGCCGGCCGGTCTATGCGGTGTTCACCCTGGTCAGCCACACCGTCCGCGCGCATCTTTATCTGCTGTCCCAGTTGTCCTTTGCGCTTCGCCAGCCGTCCTTCGGCGTACTCATCGCCCAGCGCGCTCCGGCCCCCCAGATCCTGGAGGCGGTCCGGCAGGTCGAAGCCGGTTTTCATCTACCCACCACTGAAAGACCTTCGCATTGAATTCCTGGATCCTTTCAACGTTTCTGTTTTCCCTGGTGTTGATTCTGGTCAGCGGGATACTTGATCCTTTTCTGCGCAGGATGGCCGGCCTCCGCTTGGGAACAGCGGTCCCCGGAGTGGTCATCGGTTCTCTTATAGGGCTGGTGCCGGCCTTGTGGATTCTCTGGAACGGCGCCACCGTTTCCGTGCAACTCCCGTGGGCTGTTCCCAACGGTTCGTTTTCGATGGCGCTGGATCCGCTTTCGGCTTTTTTCCTGGTCCCTCTTTTTCTGCTTTCAGCGCTCACCGCTGTTTATGGTTCGGACAATCTTTCACCATTTTTTAATGGGCTCGTGGCCAGCATCGCGCTG belongs to Elusimicrobiota bacterium and includes:
- a CDS encoding metalloregulator ArsR/SmtB family transcription factor; translation: MDGESIVFKLKADFFKALAHPLRLALIERLKNGEMSVGQLVSALEVEQSSISKHLAILKQAGILHSRQEKVTVYYTIRDQDIFKVLNPIIDILGKKLKESERILAHLGRRKP
- a CDS encoding bifunctional acetate--CoA ligase family protein/GNAT family N-acetyltransferase — protein: MENTRPSAVSESIHDIMSHKNSALDIFFTPKTVAVVGATETQGSVGRTVLKNLISNPFGGTVYPVNPKRSNVLGVKAYPRVADIPEKVDLAVVVTPAPAVPGVIRDCVQVGIKGSIIISAGFKETGPEGAALEKQVLEEARKGSLRIVGPNCLGVMNPLNGFNATFAATMARPGNVGFISQSGALMTAILDWSLQELVGFSAFLSIGSMLDVGWGDLIDYLGDDPNTHSIVLYMETIGDARAFLSAAREVALNKPIIVIKAGRTEGAAKAAASHTGSLAGSDEVLEAAFRRAGVLRVNRISDLFHMAEVLGKQPQAAGHRLTIITNAGGPGVLATDALISTGGELATITKETTETLNKFLPAAWSHNNPIDVLGDASPERYAKTLEIAAQDPASDGLLVILTPQAMTDATMTAEALKPLGQNLGKPVLASWMGGASVTTGTDILRRANIPVFAYPDTAARAFTYIARYSENLRALYETPSPAALTEESREAATRAQSLLQKVRDAGRTLLTEAEAKELLAIYGIPVVETLIAKTESDAMQQAEKVGYPVVLKLYSETITHKTDVGGVQLNIRNAEAVRTAFQSIERSVKEKAGANAFSGVTVQKMIAWKDGYELIIGSSIDPQVGPVLLFGSGGQLVEVFKDRALGLPPLNTTLARRMMERTKIYQALKGVRGRKPIDLKALETLMVRFSQLVAEQRWVKELDINPLLASPEGLVALDARVVLHDLALKDDQLPRLAIRPYPNQYVFQSKLKDDLKVTIRPIRQQDEPLMVKFHETLSERSVYLRYHQALPLPQRTSHERLLRRCFIDYDREITLVAETTHTKDQEPQLLGMARLIKLHGSNDAKFAILVSDQVQRHGLGSELLRRLIQVARDEKVCRLEADVLRENNGMQTLLQELSFKIEGTSDPAMMTASLTLG
- a CDS encoding PTS sugar transporter subunit IIA, whose protein sequence is MKLTVRDVMKLFKVSEKTVYHWIYEDELPASQVQGQYRMNRAELFEWASTRQIPVPTDLIQKKGPAASFQPTLSGALTLGGIFYDAAGDSQSTVLQEVVRLMPLPEGFHRDDLLRVLMAREALGSTGIGDGIAVPHVRNPIILPISQASITLCFLRTPVDFGALDGRPVYAVFTLVSHTVRAHLYLLSQLSFALRQPSFGVLIAQRAPAPQILEAVRQVEAGFHLPTTERPSH
- a CDS encoding putative transporter, which encodes MDFLITLFHADSVAHAVLVLSLVSLGGLALGQFRVFRINLGIAGVLFAGLVFGYFHLTPNDTVLDFCRDFGLILFVYAIGLQVGPGFFSTFRRNGLSLNFASLLIVLAGVLMTVLIVRVGHVPGLVAVGLYSGGVTISPSLGAVQQVLKDVPLLPTGVSDGPALGLALAYPFGILGTILAMILVRLSFRVNVQKEAEQVLLEQPHAAPLQTMNIEVQNSNLQGKALKDIPGWEQAGVVVSRLWQDHRLSVAAPGSVLHLGDVLLAVGPRDRLEAFQIIVGKPTDLDLYTLPSLITTQRVMVTAKSAVGRSLQELNLLNRYGVTLTRVMRGSIELAAAPSLCLQFGDTVLVVGEEEAIQKASQALGNSPHQLNVPHLIPMFIGMGLGVIMGSIPFHVPGLPAPVKLGLAGGPLIVAMILARINRIGPVIWYMPIGANFMIREFGLVLFLACVGLRAGEPFFRALLNGSGWYWMACASLITLVPLMIGALFVRLVYKTNYLSLCGFLAGSMNSPALAFANAMAPSDAPAIAFATVYPLVMLLRVLTAQLLALWVLR